The Plasmodium vinckei vinckei genome assembly, chromosome: PVVCY_09 genome includes the window tgtttaaaaaaaagaagtgAAAATCCTGAAactttatttcatttaaaatattttaaagaaaaaaatatgctatCATCATATGgtttaatatttgtatttttatattttggtCTAAATAATGTTGTATTAAGTAATGCTTGGTTCCTTTCAAAAACTATTCCATTCTTTTCAGTATTTTATATGCTAGCttcctatttttataaagatatatggaattttataaataaagaaaaaaatttaatgataGAACAAAATATCCAAAATAAATTACTAGCAGaagatataatttataatcaattaaaattattttcaaaagaCACAGAATGTAGTTCCcatttaaaacattttaaagaatattGTAATGtcttaattaaatattatagaaaagcttttattaatgaaaataaacaaaatatacatgaacatttggaaaaaaaattaaatgaaatatataattctgAACagcaatataaaaattcattaaaaaatatattaattacagaaattattaaaaaaacttaTGAACATGTTCAGAATGATcagaatttttataatgctatattaaatgatagtataaacaatattcaaaataatactaaTAATGATACATTAGTTAATTATGTTAAAACgcaaataaattttgttaaaaatgaaaataataataatcctattgttaaaaatatacttaatcaatatgaattaaaaaaaaaagattatttaaatcagTATGTAGTACACAAAGATGAACTTAAtgctattaaaaatattattacaaaatgCGGTCATGATATTactaaattaaataaagaagatTATGATAATCTtatcaaattatatactaacataaataatagatttggtttttatgtaaatgataatgataTACCATTAATAATTCCTAAAGACGATGAAGCAAAAAATTTAactgaaaatattaattttattatacaacaatcgaataaattattccatgaaaaaaaacttgTCTCATTCTTAAAGTCTTTCCaatgatttatttattatttgcacACACACATTATGTAATCAAAAATTATGCCTAccacaataaaatatagaaacataaacttatatgtacatatatacatatgtgtGTGTATGTGCACctgtaaaaaatgtttaagtAAATATTTCTCTATAGACAATATCCTATTCATAGTGTGACCCAAATTATGCACACACAAAATTGGAAATTCAGCAGGTTCCCTTATTTCATATACTTCTCAAATTTTATCAATCCATATTATTTCGAGAATGTTAAGAAATGCCCACCTGCTGATACCCCTTCATTGTTTTATTCAtcacaattttttacaattttttttgatttttttataaattgaCATATTGCAAATACTTACTTGCATTATTATACAAACTTTTagtcattttattttaaattaaaaaaaaaatgaaaaattattaaaaagggGCTTACCCATGACAAATTTGGTCTAGCTTAATTTGTAGGCAATACAATAAGATTATTACATTACCCCAATTAATAACTTTTTGAAAATAGTCTATTCgaatgaaaaaaagaaatagcGATTACCCAAAGTAAacaagtaaaaaaaataaagataattaATTAAGTTAATAGTTTAAATCTGTGTATAGATCTTAATGtttgttgtttttttcattgataaaataaaaaggaacaaaaaaatgtaaaaaaattatgtaaaaaaaatatgtaaaaaaattatggaaatttccaaacataaaataaatcatatgCAAATTCACacacatataattatacgCGTATGCATGAaagtttttaaaataatttgttgttgttttcattatacattttatatttccatattttgaaatatgtAACAATGCAAACggaataaaattttaattttacataaaaattaaccatttaatatactaataaataaaacgtatatttttttcagaaAACAATATGCTAATTATGcaataaattaatgaaaaatgttattaagggacaatttttttttttttttttttaatttggattattatttgtaacTTCTCTCATTAATAAAAACCTTTTTGTCTTCTCactaatatatgtatataaacgtattgtatattcttttattttataaaatatgataataattattttgaataatatttgaaaaaataaaattatatatccatatagTAAAGTTGctgttataaaaattgtaaatataattaaaactaccaaacaaaatataggAAATCCAtccatataattaaatctGTACACCCAAAGTAGTGACACAAATGTTAATAACATCAGCTTGGCTAGTATCCCATTTAGCTGCGTACTGTCAAAGTTGTCTAAAAAGAACCAGAAAATAAAGAGAGGAAATGgtgaaaaattaatgcaGTTGaattattcttatttttaattatccCCCTCTTTTTTACCTTACCATTTTTTGACATTAGAGACTTTTCTGTAATTTTGACATGAATTATGATGGGTACACTGTTTTCCTTAGATTTGCTAAacccatttttattgtctttatttattaaatttgaattatttgaaaataaatctttatgataataatttatgtaatCCTCTAATTTTCTACTGTCTTCCAATATTTTCcccatataaataaatcgAACATTCAAATCTGAAAAATTAAGTAAtcagaaataaaaatggggaTACACAAATAAACTAAAAATGGTGATGCATAAGTAAGCTAAAAATGGTGATGCATAAACTACAAAcgtgttaataaaaaagtatttaccattttttatgggttcttcaaaatatttgttctttatatttttaatttggtCGTTGCAGTTTATGTCTATTTCtatacaaaatgaaaaaatgaaaaaataattaacaaCCTAATAAGGCATAACCATTTATTGCACTTTGCTCTACCGGATGAACATTGTAAAACCAACGTTTTGTCTTTAGAGTGTGTAGTAAGAAAGTGCCCTTCATAAAGGAGTATATAAATCTACTACTTCTAAGTATGCACATGCCAATACAATTGCGTATCACCTATTTGATTTCATATATGTTTGCTTACCTATATTTTGCGGAATTTCTTTTGGTcttaaaacaataaatttaatttttttaattttcattctatctgtttttattttttatatatacataaacttagtatttgttttttttaaaaaactgttactaaaaaaatatatttctttatttttttttttttataaaatatttttattttttcttttaactacacattttcttcaaacagtattaaaatttacaaaatatgaaacttctttttttcttttcttctttatttattttttggaatatataattgtcaaaaataaaattataaaaatcgatgaataatgaaatataatatagttGGTCATCATAATCAAatcaaaatgaatatgCATGTACCTTCTATAGAACAAGATGAGAAAAATTcgcataaaaaatggatagataaatgaaataaaaacaaaaatatttgttaatacataaatatgtgtataacccaatttacataaaatagtgtttaatataaaaaataataattcatgGTTATATTTCACACAGCCAACTAAAATTGTATCACCATTTTATATAGATATTCAGAATGTTAGCACAATATatctaaaatataatacgtACATATCTATGCATTCAAATTAAGGAAAGATTATTCTTTCTTGGAAAATGTagagaaatatattataaattaaaaaataaagaagcATAACATACTTTCTTCGTTTTGTGTTAAATATTAtccttttatatatattttataaataatatacaaataaaaatatcataaCCTTAATTTGATTtactttaatattatatttgtaattttatacaaaaatatgtacgtatataattttttttgacaattttaaaatttcattttccaGCATTTTAATCTTTCTTATGCTACTttgtatgtttttttttttttttttcaacttaCTCCGATATTAGCACTAATTTGTTTGAAACTATaataactatatatatcattttaagtttgtataaacaattttttccaaacataaaaacaaattattatttttttttgaaaatttgattattttatttcatatttgtAATACTATATTAATACTGACAAATACAAACGACATCctttatatgtaaataaaatggatgTAAcgtattttttacaatctttatgaatatttttaaattttccaCTTTTCAACGGCATCAAAATTGgttaaatatgtaaatagtAAATATGTGAATATGTAAACATTCAAAATGCGCATTTCCAAATTTACAAAGTAGAATGCGCATTTGCTATATtcgattaaaaaaaaaaagcaaataaaaagtCCAAGCTTGTTAAATCCAATTTGtgtacatattatataatccATTTTTCACATATCAAAATGAATCTCAAATGtgtttgaaaataatgaaaaagaaaaatatccTATCGAAGGTTACACATAATATTGTTTAGTAGAAAAACTTTCAACCATTTAGAaagttgtaaaaaaaaaaaaaaaggtagctagccattttttttgttcagGCTTAAATtagtctttttttttttatatccccttacaaaatttgttatacactatttttattatcaatgAAAACAAACATTATTTCCAAAAGTCTGATTAACAAATTCACACATTTGCATAATAACAATgggtttatattttttttaaaaacaaaagaaagAACTGCTAACTATTTAATGCATATTAAGTCTAActctttttcaaatattagtctaacaaaaaaaaaaaaagctaatgtacatatactatataataatgaacattctataaaatgtgataccaaaaaaaaggaatccACAATCGATGGTAAATTGGATAAACAAAAAGATACACTCTCATTACGACCATCagaaaaatggaaaaatgaaatggaAACAACAAAATCCAACAAGtatgataatgaaaaaataaacctaacaaaattaaaaaaagaactattaaatgaacaaaatgatatatcCAAAAATTGTctacaaaatgaaattaaaacCGAATTAGAAATTTtagttgaaaaaataaaaaatttgaatgaagaatctaaaaataaaataataaattatattaacacATTGGATAAAGAACATACTAATggaattgaaaaaaatattattttattttttgaaaaccTTGATGATTACTTATCAGCAAACGGATTATTAATATGTGATGTTGGGGGggatgaaatatttaactatataaaaaatattaacattCAAATGGGGatagataaaaatgatacatCAGACCACatgaatataaacaatttatttGACATTAAATggattaaagaaaaaaagaaaataatatatggcGATAACATTTATCCAATCGTTCAAAATGGGCAAGAAATGGAAAATGTGCAAGCAACCCCCCAAAACAATTCGAACAATtgcaataatataataaacatgAGAAGGCAAATATTAATAGAAAGATCATCTTATAAAAAAGCTATTGAAGAAGCTGAAGAATTTGTTTCAAATTTacatgatttaaaaaaagttacaGAAATCCAAGgtttatgtaaaatatatttaaattgggTTAAtgaattagaaaaaaaaataattaattataaagaaaatataaaaaaaaaccatcataaaaaaaatatattcccAGATTTAATCGAAGAAAAGCTACTAGCTATTATAACAGTAAAATGGACAATTCAATACACATTTAATccactaaaaaaaaaatactcaAATGAAGTAACTACACAATCTAAACACTTTGAACAAGAATATCCATATCAATCTTTATTTACACATGTTGCTATTAAAATTGGAGAagaaattaataatgaacTAAATTTCCAATtacttgaaaaaaataatcttttatataattttattaaaaaaaacaaatcgAATGTCTCTTTTTctcattttcaaaaatataaaatgctaaatgaaataaaagaaaaattgcatgttgaaaataaaacccAAGCTATTCAACCCAACACAGAAATGTGTGCAAATGAGGTAAAACCtggtgaaaaaaaagaaaattccAAAACaagtgaaaataataataccaCTTCAAATAAACCTTTTGAACTAATTCAATGGAATTCAATGAAAAAAGCATCAATCGGGGgtcttttattaaaaatgctAATTGATAATGCTAAAATCGACGTCGATATAAATACAGccaaaaatgaatatagaaatgaatataaatattatttatttttacataagaCAGCTAAAACTATGGGCGATGATCTCTACTCAgattgtaaatataaaaaagaattaaattACCAGGAATATTATGAACATGAATCTaattctttaaattttattattcgggataaatggaaaaaaggaaatgaGCTAGCTAATTTT containing:
- a CDS encoding DNA-directed RNA polymerase, putative, whose product is MKTNIISKSLINKFTHLHNNNGFIFFLKTKERTANYLMHIKSNSFSNISLTKKKKANVHILYNNEHSIKCDTKKKESTIDGKLDKQKDTLSLRPSEKWKNEMETTKSNKYDNEKINLTKLKKELLNEQNDISKNCLQNEIKTELEILVEKIKNLNEESKNKIINYINTLDKEHTNGIEKNIILFFENLDDYLSANGLLICDVGGDEIFNYIKNINIQMGIDKNDTSDHMNINNLFDIKWIKEKKKIIYGDNIYPIVQNGQEMENVQATPQNNSNNCNNIINMRRQILIERSSYKKAIEEAEEFVSNLHDLKKVTEIQGLCKIYLNWVNELEKKIINYKENIKKNHHKKNIFPDLIEEKLLAIITVKWTIQYTFNPLKKKYSNEVTTQSKHFEQEYPYQSLFTHVAIKIGEEINNELNFQLLEKNNLLYNFIKKNKSNVSFSHFQKYKMLNEIKEKLHVENKTQAIQPNTEMCANEVKPGEKKENSKTSENNNTTSNKPFELIQWNSMKKASIGGLLLKMLIDNAKIDVDINTAKNEYRNEYKYYLFLHKTAKTMGDDLYSDCKYKKELNYQEYYEHESNSLNFIIRDKWKKGNELANFLDDTSQNENEEKKKKKKKKTHTRTSSYNKSH